In Myxocyprinus asiaticus isolate MX2 ecotype Aquarium Trade chromosome 3, UBuf_Myxa_2, whole genome shotgun sequence, the following proteins share a genomic window:
- the LOC127420279 gene encoding lysosomal membrane ascorbate-dependent ferrireductase CYB561A3 translates to MRGIITFYVSYLLCVVLGIACVVLVAHWNYSYQGGFAWDGSAKQFNWHPVFMVTGLVVLYGNAAVVYRIPLTWGQNKLPWKLLHAGLLLLSLILSVIGLCAVFDYHNTNHTPNLYSLHSWVGICTTALFTAQWVMGFTAFLLPCTPMVARSLIKPTHVWMGGIILVLSIVSCISGINEKLFFALKANTNGTLPYSKLPPEAIVANSLGIIIVVFGLVVLKILSNQIWQRPEPGYDEGVYRPLAYDGS, encoded by the exons ATGAGAGGAATTATTACATTTTACGTATCCTATTTGCTGTGCGTGGTGTTGGGGATTGCTTGTGTGGTACTGGTAGCTCACTGGAATTACAGCTATCAAGGTGGATTTGCGTGGGATGGCTCAGCCAAGCAATTCAACTGGCACCCTGTCTTTATGGTCACTGGACTGGTTGTTCTTTATGGAAATG CGGCCGTAGTGTACCGTATTCCACTGACTTGGGGTCAGAATAAGCTCCCATGGAAGCTGTTACATGCTGGACTTCTGCTTCTGTCTCTAATTCTGTCTGTTATCGGGCTTTGTGCAGTGTTTGACTACCACAACACAAACCACACACCCAACCTCTATTCTCTCCATAGCTGGGTGGGGATTTGTACCACTGCACTCTTCACAGCACAG TGGGTCATGGGTTTCACTGCATTCCTTTTACCATGCACTCCAATGGTAGCACGCTCTCTTATAAAGCCAACTCATGTTTGGATGGGAGGAATTATCTTGGTACTTAGCATTGTGTCCTGCATCTCAGGGATCAACGAGAAGCTCTTTTTTGCACT AAAAGCAAACACCAATGGGACACTGCCTTATTCCAAGTTACCTCCAGAGGCAATAGTGGCAAATTCTTTGGGAATTATCATTGTGGTGTTCGGATTGGTTGTTTTGAAAATCTTATCCAATCAGATATGGCAACGTCCTGAACCAGGCTATGATGAGGGAGTTTACAGG ccaCTGGCATATGATGGAAGCTGA